One genomic region from Kamptonema formosum PCC 6407 encodes:
- a CDS encoding DHH family phosphoesterase has product MSSNDDASSGDGTSEIVPELKRVRSTDGVNEGNRLRDRSVSESYTQKVEELRETLERHRGDRQLAILQDFPDPDALSCAWTYKLIARQFDIDCDIVYAGALSHQENIALVKLTGLPLQRWPLEMAKTKDLSVYQGCVFIDNQGTTSQLTSLIIAAGIPVTAAIDHHSLQGELNSEFTDFRPQTRATATIFTQYLQAGLLKLDGNITQHAKCATALMHGLRSDTNALRQAEESDFLAAAYLSRFYDPQLLNAVLQSSRSKRVMDVIERSLKNRIVQNNFSIAGVGYLRYDDRDAIPQAADFLVTEENVHTAVVYGIVHDEDEAIELVIGSLRTGKITLDPDEFLKEAFGQDAEGRFFGGGRSQAGGFEISTGFLAGGNENSDYARLKWEVFDDQIKQKLLKLVSPKDHLMHGD; this is encoded by the coding sequence ATGTCTAGTAACGATGATGCTAGTTCTGGGGATGGTACTAGCGAAATTGTACCGGAGTTAAAGCGCGTCCGTTCTACGGATGGCGTTAATGAAGGAAACCGTTTGCGCGATCGATCTGTTAGCGAATCCTACACTCAAAAAGTGGAGGAATTACGGGAGACATTGGAAAGACACAGAGGCGATCGCCAGTTGGCGATTTTGCAAGATTTCCCCGATCCCGATGCACTTTCCTGTGCTTGGACTTATAAGTTAATCGCTCGTCAGTTTGATATTGACTGCGATATCGTTTATGCAGGAGCCCTCAGTCACCAAGAAAATATTGCCCTAGTTAAACTCACGGGGTTGCCATTGCAGCGCTGGCCGTTAGAGATGGCAAAAACTAAAGATTTATCTGTTTATCAGGGCTGTGTTTTTATCGATAATCAAGGTACTACCAGTCAGCTAACTTCGCTGATTATTGCTGCTGGTATCCCCGTAACTGCGGCGATCGATCACCACAGTTTACAGGGAGAATTAAATTCAGAGTTTACCGATTTCCGCCCCCAAACCCGCGCTACAGCTACCATTTTTACTCAGTATTTGCAAGCTGGATTGCTAAAATTGGACGGCAATATTACCCAACACGCTAAGTGCGCGACGGCGCTGATGCACGGTTTGCGATCGGATACAAATGCACTACGACAAGCTGAGGAGTCTGATTTTTTAGCCGCAGCTTATTTAAGTCGCTTTTATGACCCACAATTATTAAATGCTGTGTTACAATCTTCTCGCTCGAAGCGGGTGATGGATGTGATTGAGCGATCGCTTAAAAATCGGATCGTACAAAATAATTTTTCTATTGCGGGAGTCGGTTATCTGCGCTACGACGATCGCGATGCTATTCCCCAGGCGGCTGATTTTCTGGTGACTGAGGAAAACGTTCACACCGCAGTTGTCTATGGAATTGTTCACGATGAAGATGAGGCAATTGAGTTAGTAATTGGGTCGCTACGAACTGGTAAAATTACTTTAGATCCTGATGAATTTCTGAAAGAAGCTTTTGGTCAGGATGCTGAAGGTCGCTTTTTTGGTGGAGGAAGAAGTCAAGCTGGCGGCTTTGAAATTTCTACGGGATTTCTCGCTGGTGGTAATGAGAATAGCGATTATGCTAGGTTGAAATGGGAAGTTTTTGACGATCAAATTAAGCAAAAGTTACTGAAGTTAGTTAGTCCGAAAGATCACTTGATGCACGGTGATTAA